A region of the Peredibacter starrii genome:
ACGAACTGGACCAGTACCGAAGTTCAGAAGACAGATACCAGCTAGTGCAGTTGTGATGTTAGCATCAGCAATCGCCCAGAAGGCCTTCTCGAAACCTACGCGAACCGCCTCAAATGGAGTTAAACCAATGGCAAGCTCCTCACGGATACGCTCGTAAATAAGAATGTTACCATCCACCGCCATACCTACAGTAAGGGCGATACCAGCAATACCTGGAAGAGATAGAGTTGCACCTACACCGATCAGGATCGCAATCGTGAATAGAACGTTAAGTACGATTGTAACAGTCGCGATAAGACCAGAAAGTTTGTAGTAGAAACACATGAAAGCAAGAACCAGTAATGAACCGATGGCAGCAGCGACTTGAGCTTTATCAATCGCATCAGCACCTAGTGAAGGACCAACGACACGTTGCTCTTCAAACACAAGTTCAACAGGAAGAGCACCAGCACGAAGAACCAGAGCAAGGTCACGAGCTTCAGTCATTGTAGCGTTATAGTCACCAGCACCCAGAGTAATCTGAGCAGAACCACCAGCGATACGGCCTTGTACAACCGGAGCTGAGTAAACGTTACCATCTAGTACGATCGCAAGACGCTTACCAATGTTAGCACCTGTGATGTTTTCGAAAATTTTGGCACCATTTGGTTTAAACTCTAGTCCAACGTATGGACGGTTTTGCTGTTGATCAATACGAACCACAGCTTCTTGAAGTTCTTCACCAGTTAAGCTTGCAGTTGATTCAACAAGGTATGGCTCAAGGTTAGTGATATCGTTAGTTACTTTGTTAACTGTTTTTGCGAAAGCGATTTCGTTACCAGCAGGAAGGTCAGCTCTCAACGTATCGTTGATTTGACGAACGTAATCAGAGAAACGCTCCCCTTTCTTATATTCGATACCGGCCTTCTTAACTTTCTCAAGCCATTCATTAAGTGCAGTTGGAGCAATGTTGTCGTTAACGAATTTGAACTCAAGCTTTGCTGTTTTACCAATTAGGTCTTTAGCGCGGTTGATGTCTTTAACGCCTGGAAGTTGAACCACGATACGATCAGAACCTTGAGAAACGATTTCTGGCTCTGTTACACCGAATTCATCAATACGGTTACGGATAACTTCGATTGATTTAGAAAGAGCTGTATCTTCGATTTCCTTAGTGAACTCACGGCCAAGACCATAAGTCAGAGTCGTGCCTTCTTCAGCAGTCAAACGAAGTGGATAAGCATAAAACTCTTTTAGTTTTGCGCGAGCAGCTTCAAGATCGCTTTCTTTTGCGATTACGATTGAGTGCTTTGGATCTTTTGCATCCGAAGTATTAAGGGTTCCAAGCGTCGCTTCGATACCAATGTCTTTCAACGTTGCGATCGTTTTACGAGCGTAACCTGTTACTTCGTCACGGTAGACTTTGTTAAAGTCGATACCAAGAACCATGTATAGTCCGCCTTGAAGATCCAATCCTAGGTTGATCTTACTTTTTACCGGAAACGAACTATCGTCTTTAAGGTTTAGGAACGTAGGAGTTACTGCCATTAAGGCACCAATCACTAACGCCGCTAAAAAACTAAATCTGAACCACCATCCCTTGGCCATGTACACTCCGTGTCTATTAAGGGTTTCTTAGATAAAATATGATGTGAAAATTCTAAACAATTTAGGGAATTAGAGCAATGAATAGAAGGGCTTTTCGCCCTTCTATTTTTAAGAATGAGGAGTTTCTTTCTTTTCTTCGGTCGGGGCTTCTACTTTCTCAGTGGGGTGCTGAGTAGCGTCAGCGACCTTCTTGTGAGTAGAATCTGAGTCATCTTGCAATTGGTCACTGAAACCTTTCGCTGCATTTTGAAATTCACGGATTCCTTTTCCAAGACCTTTTGCAAGCTCAGGAAGTTTTTTTGGTCCGATGAAAATCAGGGCAATTAAAAAGATGAGGACTAATTCGCCAAATCCTAAACCGAACATAAATTACTTCTTAGCTTCTGTTAGAAGAGATGCAGCAGAACCACCAACATGAGATTTAAGAACCTTCATTTTAGCGCCGCCATCTAGCTCAAGAGTTACAACTTTCTCAGTGATACCTGTTACTTTTCCAAGGATACCTGATTTTGTATAAACTTCATCACCGTGAGCGAGTTTGTTGATGAAATTTTGCTCTTCTTGCATACGTTTCTTCTGAGGACGGATCATCAGGAAGTACATAACTAAGAAAATTAGTACGAATGGAATGAATGAAATGAACGGTGACTGTTGAGGAGCTGCTGCTGTTTGAGCGTGAGCAGATGAAATCAATAAATCAAACATGGTAATCCTTTTTTATTCCCAACGATTCGTTGTGTAGTTGTTATAAAATGTCTTGTAATAATCGTCAAATTCTCCTCTAAAAATCGCCTCTCTGGCGCCCTTCACCATCTGAAGGTAGAAGTGAATATTATGATAACTAATGAGCTGGCCCGCGAGATATTCTCCAACATTAAACAGATGGCGGATGTATGTTCTCGAGTAGCGCGTGCACACCTGGCACGAACATTCCGGATCTGGTGGAAGTTGATCTTCTAAAAATCTAGCTTTCTTAATGTTGAGTGGTCCATGAGTCGTGAGGAACTGACCGTTACGGGCATTTCTCGTAGGAAGCACGCAGTCAAACATATCAAGACCGGCCTTAATTCCGTTTAACACGTCGAGAGGTTTTCCTACTCCCATGAGGTAGCGTGGCTTTTCTTTCGGCATGGCAGGAACGAATTTTTTGCAGAACTCGACCATCTCTTCGTTTTTTTCACCAACTGAAAGACCACCAAGAGCGTAGCCATCAAAGTTAAGCTCTTTTAATCCTTCCATGCTCTCCATGCGAAGATCATAATGAAGACCACCCTGGATAATTCCAAACAGGTGCTGATGTTCTTTGAGCTCTACAGTTTTGCAGCGTTTTGCCCAACGATGAGTGAGTTCCATCGATGTGCGAAGAGTTTCTTTTGTGGCCGGAAGTTTCGGACACTCATCAAATGCCATCACGATATCAGAGCCAAGGGCACGCTGAATCTGCATGGATTTTTCTGGAGTAATGAGGTGTCTCATCCCATCAATGTGAGATTGAAACGTCACACCTTCTTCAGTGAGCTTGTTAATGTCTGAAAGTGAGAAAACCTGATATCCACCAGAGTCTGTGAGAATGGGACGATCCCAACTCATAAACTTGTGAAGGCCTCCCATTTTTTCCACGAGCTCGTGCCCTGGGCGAAGGAACAAGTGATACGTGTTACCTAAGATGATCTGAGCATTCATACGCTCAAGATCTTCCTGCCACAGAGTTTTAACAGACGCGCGAGTTCCCACCGGCATGAAAATCGGAGTTTCAATTACACCATGGGAAGTATAAATGCGGCCGGCCCGGGCTTCGCCGGATGTGGCCTCTAACTGGAAAAAAGACATGATCTGTAAATACTCGAAATTTCTAAGATCGTCTAATAGATTCTAGGCGCGGAACCTCTTAAATTATCTACCTTTTCTGAGAATGAGCATGCCATCTCCGTAAGAGAAAAAGCGGTACTTCTTCTCAATGGCGATCTTGTAAATCTCTAAGGCTTTTTCTCGACCGATTAAAGCACTCACAAGCATCAAAAGAGATGATTCGGGTAAATGGAAATTAGTCACCATGGCATCAATCGAATGAACTTCTTTTCCAGGGTGAAGGAAGATGGAAGTGGAATTCAAACTGCCTGGATTATCAAATTGCACGTTGCCATTTTTCCATGAACTCTCAAGAGTCCTGAGTGTGGTGGTTCCAACCGCAATTCTGAATTTGGCCTTTTGAATGGTCGCTAGGTTCTCTTTATCGATCGTGAAGAACTCTTCGTGCATCTTGTGATCGAGAATATTGTCGGCCTTCACAGGAGCAAATGTTCCTGCTCCCACGTGAAGAGTCACAGTGGCAATTTCGTGGCCTTCATTTTTAATTTTTTGAAGTAGTTCTTCCGAGAAATGCAGGCCCGCAGTAGGAGCTGCTACTGAACCAGTTTCAGCTGCGTACACGGTTTGATAAGTGCGTTTATCTTCTTCGTCTGACTCTCCACCGCGAATATAAGGAGGAATAGGAATTTTCCCAATTTCCTCGAGAGTCTTAATAAGGGCCTCATGAGGAAGATTAAACTTCACGCCGAAAGTTCCTCCGCGAAGTTCAACGATATGAGCTTTCAAGTTTCCGAAGATGAACTCATCCCCTACTTTTCTTTTACCGGCAGCACGAATCATGGCCGGATAAACGTCATTGTCATGAAGAAGTGAGAGGATAAAAACCTCGGCCTCGCCACCACTAGGTTTGTTCCCAATCAGACGACAGGGAAAGACCTTTGAGCGGTTAAAAACCAGGGTCGAATGAGGTGGCAGGAATTTAGTGATTTCAGAGTAAGTTGAGTGAATGATTTCGCCCGTTTCCTCTTTGTAGACCAGGAGCTTTGAAGAGTGGCGGTCAGGCACCGGACGGTCGGCAATCAGTTCTTTAGGTAGCTCAAAATGGTAGCTCGAGAGCTCAAAATCAGTCATTTTTTCATTCACTCTTGGAAAAAGGGGTCACTCTTTGTAGGATGATTATAGGAGAATTCTTATGATGAGAAAAATTCTAATTTTGACCCTTGCTGCTCTATCTTTTGGAGCTTTCGCTCAGACCGCTGAAGAAGAGGCCATTATTCTCAATCAAGAACTCCAATTCCTCGAAGATTCTGTTAACAATACCCAAGCTGTATCAATTAATACTCTGGACGTCGATGCCAATAGAAACCGCGCCATCAATGACGAAGGTCTTGAGCGCACTTATTTTGGTGAAACAGAAGAAGACGTAGTGAGTACGAGAACAGCAAGTCCTAAGCGCCGAAGCAACTAGGCCATTCCGAATCTTCTCGCCAGCGAAAGCACAGCTTCAGTCACTTCATCAATATACTGCTTAACTGCCTTGTACATTGCGAAGGTCTTCACCTGCTCTAAAAGCATTTGAAAAATATTATTCAGGATTTTGATCACGGGCTCGAGATTGAATTTCTTAATCACTAGATCGATCACAGAACTCGCCTCCTGAACTTCCTTACCTTTAACTACATAAAGTGGATTTTTGTTTTTCATTAGTTAAGCTCCTTGCTTACGGCCTCAGTCATAGAGACGAATTGTCGTTGCAGGTCTTTAAAGTCATTTGATTTGAAATGAAACACTGACTTTCTTTGAGCTAATGATTTACCGAATTGAACTTTGTTCGTGAAAGCTTCGTGCATTGTCGCTTCCCCAAGTGTTTCTCTGATGTGCTCGAGATCAGTTGATGCCTGTTTTCTACGAGTATCAAAGAGATTCGGAATATAGCCCAAGTTCTTAGGAGTCGAAGTAATTTCCATTTCAGCGATATCCGCCACTACTTGTTGAATGTTTTTTAGACCTTGTTCAGAAAAACGATCTGGAACGAAAGGATAAAGAACACCATCAGTAGCACACAGGATATTCACCACCAACAGACCCAGAGTCGGTGGACCGTCGATGATAATAACATCGTATTGAGAGCGAAGTTCAAATTTCTCGATGAATTTTTTAAGAATCAACTGTCTAGGCGCATTGATGCCGGCCACAGTCAGTTCAAACCCAGAGAGTTCCTGGCCAGACGGAATAAGATCGATATTTTCATTAGTCTTAATAATGACGTCATTTAGAAATGTCGACGTGTGGAGAGCTTTGAGCTCTTTCACTGAATTAATCAGAAGATGATGGATGTTCTTGCGGTCATCTGAAGTTGGAATATCAAATAGCGAACTGAAGTTCGCCTGAGGATCCATATCAATACACAGGACCTTCTTTCCTTGATGGGCAAAAGCATGGGCCAGGTTAAAGGCCATGGTTGTTTTCCCTACTCCACCTTTCTGGTTCATCAGGGCGATGATACGTGCCTGGTTTGCAGTGGGGGCTGGATTTGCCTTAAAAAAAGAAAACATCCGGGTCTCCTTCAAAAATGCCAACAATTCTGGTCAAAATTCCAAATTCTCTAAAATTTTGCCCCTCGAGTGGTCCTTTGTAAACCCTCGAATTCTTAAGAGTCCATGGTGACTATCCGACTACTTCAATATGTTAAATGGGACAATAGTCTCACGAATAATTGTTTAAACGTTTCCAAGTCTAAGGAATTTATGAAAAGTCCCGATAAAGCTCAGGACGGATCGAAAAGGAAAAGACCATGGTTGGTTTAAAAACTTTCTGGATACTCATTAGTGCCCTCTTTTTATTCAGTGCTTGCGTGCCTTCCACGAAGCAAACTGAGTGTGGAGCTAATGAAGCTTTTAACTCTGCACTGAGAACATGTGTACCTGTAGTGCAAGGCCCAGATGCATTCATTCTCATCAATACTTATTCTCCACTTTATACTGTAAGTGCGTTTAAGAACGATTACGATCCTATTGAATTTAAAATTACAGTTTCGAATCCATATGGGCAGGCCTATACGATTGAATGGGAAAGAGTGTTTAACGGTCTTCCTATTGCTGTTGGGACGAACTCTGATACTTACTTACAGTACCCGGCCCTACTAGCTACTCAAGTTGGTACTCACGCAATTACTGCAAAAATTAAAAACTCGAAAGGGACTATTGTTGATACTCATAGTTTCCAATTGAAGATCAATGATGATCCGAAACCGACGATCAATACAATTACATTGAATCCAAGTGCATACGTGTTGGATCTATTACCAACAGATTCTCCGCAGACTTTTGCATTCACTGTTAAGAATAACAATGCTGATAGCTCTCTTCTTAATGCTTCTAAAATTTCTTGGACTGTGACGAAGAACGGTGCTGCTTATTATTCTGAAACGGATGCATTTTCTAACTTTACTCCATCAGGTACGAACAACGCTTACCTGGGAGCTTCTCCGGTTCCTTATTTTGATCCGGCTGTTCACGGTGTAGGTAACTACGTTATTCGTGCGGTTGTTGAGAATACAGCTCCAGGCGAAGTGACAGACTCGTTTCAGTGGAACGTGAATGTTAAACAACCTGATCTAGCGAAAGTTACAACGATTGCTCAACCGGCTCCGGGTGTGACTATTACTGCCCATGATGGTGTGTCTTATAACCAGTACCCTACTTATAGCTGGATTCATACTGGTACAACTAAACCTAACTTCTGTGTAACTATTGATGACAGAGATGGAACATATTCTGGTGATGGTAAATCAATCCAGGTTCGCTTTTATTTGAATTCTCTTGGTGGTGACATCTGTACCAAGAAGACTTTGGACACTCCAGGTTCACAAACTATCTGTTTGATTGATGCGAATAATTGTGATCCGGATGGTGCGAATGTGCCGTTTGATCCAACTATATTAAAATTTGCAAATGCTAGTTCGGTGTCATCTCAACTTCATAAAGTTACAGCTCGTCTTTTTGACGAAGCGACATCACTAGAATTCCAACGTTCCAACGTAGTGCCTTCAAATGGCTCATACCCTATTGAGTGGATGGTGAATAACCTTCCAGTTAACACTGCACCAGCAATGTCTTTCGGTGCGACTCAACCAACAGGTTGCTCTTCTGCCGGGGCTTATACAAGAACAGGTTGTCAGGTTTCTCAAGGAACCAATTTCACAGTTAGTTTTGTTGTAAAAGATGACTTTTATTCTGGTATTGCAAACGCAGTTGAATTCCTTTGGGACGTAAGACTAAAGTACAACGGAACCGATATATCAAGTCCTCCAACAAATACTACCTGTACGAAGGCCCTTGGTACAGCAATCACTGTACCAGCTGGTTCAGGTCCTGCAACTGCAGTGACAGGTGGTGGCCAACAGTGGACATGTACTCTTGCTGTTCCTCACTTCATCTCAACCGGGCCACTTAACCCTTCTTCTGGAAGCTATTCAGTAGTTGCTAGCATGCAAGACTCCGGATCTCCTGTTGGTGGAGCTCCACAAGTTTCACAGAGCTTAACTTGGAATCTAACTGTTACCGAGACTAACCCGTCAACAATTAATCTAAATCCTCAAACTGCTCTACTCGCAGACTCACATATTGCTTTAGGTGGAGTTGTTCTTGACCCATCGACTTCGGCCAGCTATGCGACCGAGCGAGATACTGTAACTTTCAGACTTAACGTGACTGATGGAGAGGTAGATGATTTCAAATACAAAATTTCACTTTGTACATTAAATACTCCTGCCCCATGTACGGCGACCGCACCTATTACTTCGCCGAGCTATATTAACTTTGTAAGGGCCCTACAAGCGATTCCATCTACGAACCCTGTTCTAGTTTCCGGATTACTGTATACATTACCGGAAGACCTATTACTTCAGGTTTCTCCTCAACTTGATGTTGATCTTGTAACAGGTGCTAGAGTGTATTTTAAAGTCGATGTAACAGATGTTCCAAGTGTTCCTCTGACTGCGACGACCTCGGACTCTGAAATTTTTAGCATCTATGTAAGAAATTATAACCCCGCTCCTGTAATCAATACTGCGACAGCTGTTCCAGCAGTGGGCTCGACTTCTGTAGTGTATTCAGGGATGCCTTT
Encoded here:
- the secD gene encoding protein translocase subunit SecD; the encoded protein is MAKGWWFRFSFLAALVIGALMAVTPTFLNLKDDSSFPVKSKINLGLDLQGGLYMVLGIDFNKVYRDEVTGYARKTIATLKDIGIEATLGTLNTSDAKDPKHSIVIAKESDLEAARAKLKEFYAYPLRLTAEEGTTLTYGLGREFTKEIEDTALSKSIEVIRNRIDEFGVTEPEIVSQGSDRIVVQLPGVKDINRAKDLIGKTAKLEFKFVNDNIAPTALNEWLEKVKKAGIEYKKGERFSDYVRQINDTLRADLPAGNEIAFAKTVNKVTNDITNLEPYLVESTASLTGEELQEAVVRIDQQQNRPYVGLEFKPNGAKIFENITGANIGKRLAIVLDGNVYSAPVVQGRIAGGSAQITLGAGDYNATMTEARDLALVLRAGALPVELVFEEQRVVGPSLGADAIDKAQVAAAIGSLLVLAFMCFYYKLSGLIATVTIVLNVLFTIAILIGVGATLSLPGIAGIALTVGMAVDGNILIYERIREELAIGLTPFEAVRVGFEKAFWAIADANITTALAGICLLNFGTGPVRGFAVTLLIGICTTVYTSYFVSKVLFEMYVGNGERKKLSI
- a CDS encoding Sec-independent protein translocase subunit TatA/TatB, producing MFGLGFGELVLIFLIALIFIGPKKLPELAKGLGKGIREFQNAAKGFSDQLQDDSDSTHKKVADATQHPTEKVEAPTEEKKETPHS
- the yajC gene encoding preprotein translocase subunit YajC; translated protein: MFDLLISSAHAQTAAAPQQSPFISFIPFVLIFLVMYFLMIRPQKKRMQEEQNFINKLAHGDEVYTKSGILGKVTGITEKVVTLELDGGAKMKVLKSHVGGSAASLLTEAKK
- the tgt gene encoding tRNA guanosine(34) transglycosylase Tgt, with product MSFFQLEATSGEARAGRIYTSHGVIETPIFMPVGTRASVKTLWQEDLERMNAQIILGNTYHLFLRPGHELVEKMGGLHKFMSWDRPILTDSGGYQVFSLSDINKLTEEGVTFQSHIDGMRHLITPEKSMQIQRALGSDIVMAFDECPKLPATKETLRTSMELTHRWAKRCKTVELKEHQHLFGIIQGGLHYDLRMESMEGLKELNFDGYALGGLSVGEKNEEMVEFCKKFVPAMPKEKPRYLMGVGKPLDVLNGIKAGLDMFDCVLPTRNARNGQFLTTHGPLNIKKARFLEDQLPPDPECSCQVCTRYSRTYIRHLFNVGEYLAGQLISYHNIHFYLQMVKGAREAIFRGEFDDYYKTFYNNYTTNRWE
- the queA gene encoding tRNA preQ1(34) S-adenosylmethionine ribosyltransferase-isomerase QueA translates to MTDFELSSYHFELPKELIADRPVPDRHSSKLLVYKEETGEIIHSTYSEITKFLPPHSTLVFNRSKVFPCRLIGNKPSGGEAEVFILSLLHDNDVYPAMIRAAGKRKVGDEFIFGNLKAHIVELRGGTFGVKFNLPHEALIKTLEEIGKIPIPPYIRGGESDEEDKRTYQTVYAAETGSVAAPTAGLHFSEELLQKIKNEGHEIATVTLHVGAGTFAPVKADNILDHKMHEEFFTIDKENLATIQKAKFRIAVGTTTLRTLESSWKNGNVQFDNPGSLNSTSIFLHPGKEVHSIDAMVTNFHLPESSLLMLVSALIGREKALEIYKIAIEKKYRFFSYGDGMLILRKGR
- a CDS encoding ParA family protein, which translates into the protein MFSFFKANPAPTANQARIIALMNQKGGVGKTTMAFNLAHAFAHQGKKVLCIDMDPQANFSSLFDIPTSDDRKNIHHLLINSVKELKALHTSTFLNDVIIKTNENIDLIPSGQELSGFELTVAGINAPRQLILKKFIEKFELRSQYDVIIIDGPPTLGLLVVNILCATDGVLYPFVPDRFSEQGLKNIQQVVADIAEMEITSTPKNLGYIPNLFDTRRKQASTDLEHIRETLGEATMHEAFTNKVQFGKSLAQRKSVFHFKSNDFKDLQRQFVSMTEAVSKELN